TTGCAATTTCGGTGCAGGTGGTACATCAGGATAGTTAATTCCTGCAAAGGTTTTAAGTATAGCTTCAAATACAATTTGGGCACCATGAGGAGGAACAGCCATTCCTATTTGTTTACGTACAGCTTCTTTATTACCACAAAATACGAAATCATCAGGAAAGGTTTGGAGTCTAGCGCGCTCACGATTTGTTAATGCGCGTGACTCTTCCCAATGGTACATATGAGTTCCACCACCGCCACTACCAGTAACAGTATACGCAGGACGCTTTGGATCTAATCGTTTATAGATTGAACTTAACCTTGCTCCTTTGACCTGGAGTTGCAAATGTTCCGGAATTCCAGGATACCAAGCATTTTCACCAGGTGGAATATAATCAAGCATTTCTTTTACCTTTTTATTATGTCTTGTAAACTCATTGTTCGGAGCATCTTCTGGTATAGGCGGATTAGTAATAGCTTCATAACACGTTTTATATTCGTTTTGTGTTGTTGGTGATGGAACTTTGAAATGAATTCCTTTAGATGCATAATCATTTCTTATGCCGACAATAATGATACGGTGTCTAGCCTGCGGAACCCCATATTCTTCAAACTTGTATAGGTGAGGGGTCAATTGGTAACCACATTCTTCAAGTTCAGTTAATATTTTAATAAATGTGGTGCCTTCATTTGCACTTTGCAGGCCGCCAACATTTTCAGCAACAAAGAATTTCGGCTGATATTCTTTTAAAACTTTAACACCATAAGAATATAAAGGACCAAAGGTACCATTAAGGCCGTGCTTTTCCCCTACCTGACTGTAGTCATTGCAAGGAAAACCGAAAACCAAACAATCGATATCGCCTAGTATTGTTTTGTCTCCAATTGGAAATTTTTCTACAGGTTCTTCATGGACAGACTGATCATTAATATTTTCACAAATATTTAGACGATATGTTTTACACGCATCAGGATCATAATCATTTGACCATAGGTGTTGAATACCCCATTCTTCACCATTATCTGGGTGCACAAACTTTGCCTCTTTTGCTCCTAAGCTTAAACCGCCAGGACCATTAAAAAGTTCTCCTTTTTTAAATATCATGTTGAATTCGCTCCTTATGTAATATGATCCAACAATAGAAAATATGTTCTAGCATACTAGTATGCTATTTATTGTACACTTTTAAGATGAATAATGCAGCCCCAAAGCTCAACTAAAAATAAAATAATATTTGCAGATTATTTAAGTGAGGATTGTGGTAAAACAAGTATACCAAGGAAAAAGGAAGTAGCTAGGGGTCCTATGGGAGATTTAGTGTCTAAAGAGCAACGAAGAAAAAATATGAAAGCCATTCGTTCCCAATCAAAGTTAGAAAATCGGGTTTCCCGAGCACTTTGGAAAAGGGGAGTACGTTTTAGAAAGAATGATAAATCATTATTCGGAAAACCTGATATTTCTATTAAAAAATATAAAGTAGTAATCTTTATTGACTCTTGTTTTTGGCATGCATGTGAAAGACATGGAAACATGCCCAAAACTAATCAGGAGTACTGGAGTGAAAAATTAGAAAGAAATAAAAATAGGGACATCGAAGTAAATGAATATTATAAAAATAACCATTGGCACATAAAGAGAGTATGGGAACATGAAATAAAAGAAAACCTAGAGAAAGTGGTAAATAATCTGGTGGATTTTATTGAATACGCTAAAAAAGGAGACTTCTGATTTAAAAGCCTCCTTTAATCATACAATCGAGGTTGTACTCAAGATTGTCTTTTAGATCATTTCAGACACATTATTATAGCCTTTGTTTAGAAAGCAA
Above is a genomic segment from Alkalihalobacillus sp. TS-13 containing:
- a CDS encoding DNA cytosine methyltransferase; the protein is MIFKKGELFNGPGGLSLGAKEAKFVHPDNGEEWGIQHLWSNDYDPDACKTYRLNICENINDQSVHEEPVEKFPIGDKTILGDIDCLVFGFPCNDYSQVGEKHGLNGTFGPLYSYGVKVLKEYQPKFFVAENVGGLQSANEGTTFIKILTELEECGYQLTPHLYKFEEYGVPQARHRIIIVGIRNDYASKGIHFKVPSPTTQNEYKTCYEAITNPPIPEDAPNNEFTRHNKKVKEMLDYIPPGENAWYPGIPEHLQLQVKGARLSSIYKRLDPKRPAYTVTGSGGGGTHMYHWEESRALTNRERARLQTFPDDFVFCGNKEAVRKQIGMAVPPHGAQIVFEAILKTFAGINYPDVPPAPKLQLENLRGKQKITIKEIDKKDVILT
- a CDS encoding very short patch repair endonuclease, whose product is MQPQSSTKNKIIFADYLSEDCGKTSIPRKKEVARGPMGDLVSKEQRRKNMKAIRSQSKLENRVSRALWKRGVRFRKNDKSLFGKPDISIKKYKVVIFIDSCFWHACERHGNMPKTNQEYWSEKLERNKNRDIEVNEYYKNNHWHIKRVWEHEIKENLEKVVNNLVDFIEYAKKGDF